A section of the Larus michahellis chromosome 1, bLarMic1.1, whole genome shotgun sequence genome encodes:
- the ZYX gene encoding zyxin isoform X2 encodes MASPGAPGTRMTSTVSINISTPSFYNPQKKFAPVVAPKPKVNPFKAGGASESSLPPPPAAGAQRAQIGKVGEIPPASMSLLAEELPPPPPPPPGEEASFSSNCAFPPPPPPFEEPFPPAPEEVFPSPPPPPPPPMFDEGPVNKVPAPQIPPASTGSLEKPSAPKAHAEIPSAPRDTPHSFPSKFTPKPSGSLPFKPHGVDLTPSPTPWAAPQQRKEPPAPVPPPPSLPPAQPTPKFTPPPVAGSPKSGSKSGANVPMAPSNSTRYPTSLQTQFTAPSPSGPSSRPQPPNFTYAQQRERPQVQEKPRPTEQPAAAKDTHRTTGSSADPPRGNSCLTMKEVEELEMLTQKLMKDMEHPPPAEAATSELCGFCRKPLSRTQPAVRALDCLFHVECFTCFKCEKQLQGQQFYNVDEKPFCEDCYAGTLEKCSVCKQTITDRMLKATGNSYHPQCFTCVVCHTPLEGTSFIVDQANQPHCVDDYHRKYAPRCSVCSEPIMPEPGKDETVRVVALEKNFHMKCYKCEDCGKPLSIEADENGCFPLDGHVLCIKCHTVRAKTAR; translated from the exons ATGGCCTCCCCGGGTGCCCCAGGGACCCGCATGACATCCACCGTTAGTATCAACATTTCCACCCCTTCCTTCTACAACCCACAGAAGAAGTTTGCACCTGTGGTCGCCCCTAAACCCAAGGTGAACCCCTTCAAGGCTGGGGGTGCATCAGAGTCGTCACTGCCCCCGCCTCCTGCAGCTGGCGCCCAGCGTGCTCAGATAGGGAAGGTGGGGGAGATTCCACCAGCGTCCATGTCCCTGCTGGCAGAAG AGCTgccaccgccacctcctcccccacctGGAGAGGAGGCAAGTTTCTCCTCAAACTGTGCTtttccaccacccccaccaccctttGAAGAGCCTTTTCCACCAGCCCCAgaagaagtttttccttctcctcctcctccccctcctccaccGATGTTTGATGAAGGGCCTGTGAACAAGGTACCTGCCCCACAG ATACCTCCAGCATCCACAGGTTCTCTGGAGAAACCATCAGCCCCAAAAGCCCATGCGGAAATACCATCTGCACCCAGAGATACTCCTCATTCCTTTCCTTCCAAGTTCACTCCAAAGCCAAGCGGAAGCTTACCTTTCAAGCCCCATGGAGTGGATCTGACCCCCTCTCCAACCCCATGGGCAGCTCCACAGCAACGCAAGGAGCCTCCAGCACCAGTCCCTCcacccccctctctccctcctgctcaACCTACCCCTAAATTCACCCCACCCCCTGTTGCAGGCTCTCCTAAGTCTGGGTCCAAATCAGGTGCCAATGTTCCCATGGCTCCCTCAAACTCTACAAGATATCCTACCTCCCTTCAGACTCAGTTCACAGCCCCTTCACCTTCAGGTCCCTCCTCTCGGCCACAGCCTCCCAATTTCACCTATGCCCAGCAGAGGGAAAGACCCCAAGTGCAGGAGAAGCCACGTCCCACAGAACAACCTGCTGCTGCAAAAGACACG CATAGAACCACAGGTTCCAGTGCAGATCCACCTAGGGGAAACTCCTGTCTGACCATGAAGGAGGTGGAAGAGCTGGAGATGTTGACCCAGAAACTCATGAAGGATATGGAGCATCCACCCCCGGCAGAGGCTGCTACTTCTG AGCTGTGTGGCTTCTGCCGGAAGCCCCTGTCACGAACCCAGCCAGCTGTGAGGGCCCTGGACTGCCTCTTCCATGTGGAATGCTTCACCTGCTTCAAAtgtgagaagcagctgcaggggcagcaATTCTACAATGTGGATGAGAAGCCCTTCTGTGAGGACTGCTATGCT GGGACCTTGGAAAAGTGCAGTGTCTGCAAACAGACCATCACAGACCGGATGCTGAAGGCCACTGGTAACTCATACCATCCCCAGTGTTTCACCTGCGTGGTGTGCCATACTCCTCTTGAGGGGACCTCTTTTATTGTGGACCAGGCCAACCAGCCTCACTGTGTGGATGACTACCACAG GAAGTATGCTCCACGCTGCTCAGTTTGTAGCGAGCCGATCATGCCAGAGCCTGGAAAGGATGAGACAGTGCGTGTGGTGGCATTGGAGAAAAATTTCCACATGAAATGTTACAAGTGTGAG GACTGTGGGAAGCCCTTGTCCATTGAAGCAGATGAGAATGGGTGCTTTCCACTGGATGGGCATGTGCTGTGTATCAAATGTCACACCGTTCGTGCCAAAACGGCACGCTGA
- the ZYX gene encoding zyxin isoform X1: MASPGAPGTRMTSTVSINISTPSFYNPQKKFAPVVAPKPKVNPFKAGGASESSLPPPPAAGAQRAQIGKVGEIPPASMSLLAEELPPPPPPPPGEEASFSSNCAFPPPPPPFEEPFPPAPEEVFPSPPPPPPPPMFDEGPVNKVPAPQVRGKMSSIDLEIDSLSVMLDDMEKNDPFKSRIPPASTGSLEKPSAPKAHAEIPSAPRDTPHSFPSKFTPKPSGSLPFKPHGVDLTPSPTPWAAPQQRKEPPAPVPPPPSLPPAQPTPKFTPPPVAGSPKSGSKSGANVPMAPSNSTRYPTSLQTQFTAPSPSGPSSRPQPPNFTYAQQRERPQVQEKPRPTEQPAAAKDTHRTTGSSADPPRGNSCLTMKEVEELEMLTQKLMKDMEHPPPAEAATSELCGFCRKPLSRTQPAVRALDCLFHVECFTCFKCEKQLQGQQFYNVDEKPFCEDCYAGTLEKCSVCKQTITDRMLKATGNSYHPQCFTCVVCHTPLEGTSFIVDQANQPHCVDDYHRKYAPRCSVCSEPIMPEPGKDETVRVVALEKNFHMKCYKCEDCGKPLSIEADENGCFPLDGHVLCIKCHTVRAKTAR; the protein is encoded by the exons ATGGCCTCCCCGGGTGCCCCAGGGACCCGCATGACATCCACCGTTAGTATCAACATTTCCACCCCTTCCTTCTACAACCCACAGAAGAAGTTTGCACCTGTGGTCGCCCCTAAACCCAAGGTGAACCCCTTCAAGGCTGGGGGTGCATCAGAGTCGTCACTGCCCCCGCCTCCTGCAGCTGGCGCCCAGCGTGCTCAGATAGGGAAGGTGGGGGAGATTCCACCAGCGTCCATGTCCCTGCTGGCAGAAG AGCTgccaccgccacctcctcccccacctGGAGAGGAGGCAAGTTTCTCCTCAAACTGTGCTtttccaccacccccaccaccctttGAAGAGCCTTTTCCACCAGCCCCAgaagaagtttttccttctcctcctcctccccctcctccaccGATGTTTGATGAAGGGCCTGTGAACAAGGTACCTGCCCCACAG GTACGTGGCAAGATGAGCAGCATTGATCTTGAGATTGACTCACTGTCCGTAATGTTGGATGACATGGAGAAGAATGACCCCTTCAAATCACGG ATACCTCCAGCATCCACAGGTTCTCTGGAGAAACCATCAGCCCCAAAAGCCCATGCGGAAATACCATCTGCACCCAGAGATACTCCTCATTCCTTTCCTTCCAAGTTCACTCCAAAGCCAAGCGGAAGCTTACCTTTCAAGCCCCATGGAGTGGATCTGACCCCCTCTCCAACCCCATGGGCAGCTCCACAGCAACGCAAGGAGCCTCCAGCACCAGTCCCTCcacccccctctctccctcctgctcaACCTACCCCTAAATTCACCCCACCCCCTGTTGCAGGCTCTCCTAAGTCTGGGTCCAAATCAGGTGCCAATGTTCCCATGGCTCCCTCAAACTCTACAAGATATCCTACCTCCCTTCAGACTCAGTTCACAGCCCCTTCACCTTCAGGTCCCTCCTCTCGGCCACAGCCTCCCAATTTCACCTATGCCCAGCAGAGGGAAAGACCCCAAGTGCAGGAGAAGCCACGTCCCACAGAACAACCTGCTGCTGCAAAAGACACG CATAGAACCACAGGTTCCAGTGCAGATCCACCTAGGGGAAACTCCTGTCTGACCATGAAGGAGGTGGAAGAGCTGGAGATGTTGACCCAGAAACTCATGAAGGATATGGAGCATCCACCCCCGGCAGAGGCTGCTACTTCTG AGCTGTGTGGCTTCTGCCGGAAGCCCCTGTCACGAACCCAGCCAGCTGTGAGGGCCCTGGACTGCCTCTTCCATGTGGAATGCTTCACCTGCTTCAAAtgtgagaagcagctgcaggggcagcaATTCTACAATGTGGATGAGAAGCCCTTCTGTGAGGACTGCTATGCT GGGACCTTGGAAAAGTGCAGTGTCTGCAAACAGACCATCACAGACCGGATGCTGAAGGCCACTGGTAACTCATACCATCCCCAGTGTTTCACCTGCGTGGTGTGCCATACTCCTCTTGAGGGGACCTCTTTTATTGTGGACCAGGCCAACCAGCCTCACTGTGTGGATGACTACCACAG GAAGTATGCTCCACGCTGCTCAGTTTGTAGCGAGCCGATCATGCCAGAGCCTGGAAAGGATGAGACAGTGCGTGTGGTGGCATTGGAGAAAAATTTCCACATGAAATGTTACAAGTGTGAG GACTGTGGGAAGCCCTTGTCCATTGAAGCAGATGAGAATGGGTGCTTTCCACTGGATGGGCATGTGCTGTGTATCAAATGTCACACCGTTCGTGCCAAAACGGCACGCTGA